A single region of the Aeromonas hydrophila subsp. hydrophila ATCC 7966 genome encodes:
- a CDS encoding insulinase family protein, giving the protein MSPYASPNDHRQYHYLELANRLRVLLICDPDTDKSAASLAVNTGHFDDPADRQGMAHFLEHMLFLGTCTYPKPGEYQQFMSRHGGSNNAWTGTEFTNFFFEIDNGFFEAGLDRFSQFFICPTFDPEWVDKERNAVDSEYRLKLQDDVRRSYQVHKETVNPAHPFAKFSVGNLDTLADLPGRDLRSDLIRFYETHYSADRMALVMISPATIETQLGWCDRFFAPILNRNLGTPTLEMPLYRLDDLGIRIQINPVKETRKLALTFPLPNVDEYYDKKPLTFLSHLIGYEGDGSLLSLLKAKGWVNQLSAGGGISGANFKDFGVNFGLTPLGLEHVNEIVAALFGYLKLIERGGVEAWRYDEKRTVLESAFRFQERGRALDTVSGLVLNLFSYAPDDLLYGDYMMRAYDEPLIRRLLAKLTPHNLRLTITAPELATDRLARWYQTPYSVSIITEAEKIRWQQSEPDPALALPLPNPFISNRLDVRTPELTADMPACLIDRPGFRLWHLHEHQFSVPKGNLYISIDSEHAVKSPRHIAMARLAVELLTDHLNALTYPAELAGLGYQIYAHQGGFTINLSGFADKQPLLLDMILGNRTLGYPDPARFAEIKEQLIRNWDNQSKARPISQLFNQLTSLLQPNNPPFEQLLRHLRSVELGEMPAFVASLFAEVHVETLVHGDWTAAEALELAALLERHLGVNSQPSAETRRPLISIQDRGTLIREQGCEHEDSALLVYYQSRTTRARDLACFTLANHIMSSTFFHELRTRQQLGYVVGAGNLPLNRHPGLIFYIQSPVAGPQILLDAVEEFIDLFPLAMLELTAQQWQDSKAGLQAQLSERDANLRSRGQRLWVSIGNKDLGFDQRERVCEEVGNLSRADLMRFITQLRSRTSDRLILCSYGQGHEHDERITGQFIDDPRAFRLNAATFEA; this is encoded by the coding sequence ATGAGCCCATATGCCAGTCCCAACGACCATCGGCAGTACCACTATCTGGAGCTGGCAAACCGGCTCAGGGTCTTGTTGATCTGCGATCCCGACACCGACAAGTCTGCCGCCTCCCTGGCCGTCAACACCGGCCACTTCGACGATCCGGCGGACCGGCAGGGGATGGCTCATTTCCTTGAGCATATGCTGTTCCTTGGCACCTGCACCTATCCCAAACCTGGTGAATACCAGCAATTTATGAGCCGTCATGGCGGCAGCAACAACGCCTGGACCGGCACCGAGTTCACCAACTTCTTCTTCGAGATCGACAACGGCTTCTTCGAGGCCGGGCTGGATCGCTTCTCCCAGTTTTTCATCTGCCCCACCTTCGATCCCGAGTGGGTGGACAAGGAGCGCAACGCGGTCGACTCCGAATACCGCCTCAAGCTGCAGGACGACGTGCGCCGCAGCTACCAGGTACATAAGGAGACGGTCAATCCCGCTCACCCCTTCGCCAAATTCTCGGTGGGCAATCTGGATACCCTGGCCGATCTGCCCGGCCGGGATCTGCGCTCCGACCTCATCCGGTTTTACGAAACCCACTACAGCGCGGATCGCATGGCGCTGGTGATGATCTCGCCAGCCACCATCGAGACCCAGCTCGGCTGGTGCGATCGCTTTTTCGCTCCCATTTTGAATCGCAATTTGGGAACGCCGACCCTCGAGATGCCCCTCTACCGGCTCGATGACCTGGGCATTCGCATCCAGATCAATCCGGTCAAGGAGACCCGCAAACTCGCGCTCACCTTCCCGTTGCCCAACGTGGACGAGTATTACGACAAGAAGCCCCTCACCTTCCTGAGCCACCTCATCGGCTACGAAGGGGACGGCAGCCTGCTCTCCCTGCTCAAGGCGAAGGGCTGGGTCAACCAGCTTTCCGCCGGCGGTGGCATCAGCGGCGCCAACTTCAAGGATTTTGGCGTCAACTTCGGGCTGACTCCGCTTGGGCTTGAACACGTCAACGAGATAGTGGCGGCCCTGTTCGGCTACTTGAAGCTCATCGAGCGCGGCGGGGTGGAAGCCTGGCGCTATGACGAGAAGCGCACCGTGCTTGAATCCGCCTTCCGCTTTCAGGAGCGGGGCCGGGCGCTCGACACCGTCTCCGGGCTGGTGTTGAACCTGTTCAGCTACGCTCCCGATGACCTGCTCTACGGCGACTACATGATGCGCGCATACGACGAGCCGCTCATTCGCCGCCTGCTCGCCAAGCTCACCCCCCACAACCTGCGCCTGACCATCACGGCGCCGGAGCTGGCCACGGATCGCCTAGCCCGCTGGTATCAAACCCCCTACAGCGTCTCCATCATCACGGAAGCGGAGAAGATCCGCTGGCAGCAGAGCGAGCCGGATCCGGCGCTGGCCCTGCCGCTGCCCAACCCCTTCATCAGCAACCGGCTCGACGTGCGCACACCCGAGCTCACCGCCGACATGCCCGCCTGCCTCATCGATCGGCCCGGCTTTCGGCTCTGGCACCTGCACGAGCATCAGTTCAGCGTGCCCAAGGGCAACCTCTACATCTCCATCGACAGCGAGCACGCGGTCAAGAGCCCGCGCCACATCGCCATGGCACGCCTCGCGGTAGAGCTGCTCACCGACCACCTCAACGCCCTCACCTACCCGGCGGAGCTGGCGGGGCTCGGCTATCAGATCTATGCCCACCAGGGCGGCTTTACCATCAATCTCAGCGGCTTTGCCGACAAGCAGCCGCTGCTGCTCGACATGATCCTCGGCAACCGCACCCTGGGTTACCCAGATCCGGCCCGCTTTGCCGAAATCAAAGAGCAGCTCATCCGCAACTGGGACAACCAGTCCAAGGCGCGCCCCATCTCCCAGCTGTTCAACCAGCTCACCAGCCTGCTGCAGCCCAACAACCCGCCGTTCGAGCAGCTGCTGCGCCACCTGCGCAGCGTCGAGCTGGGCGAAATGCCCGCCTTCGTGGCGAGCCTCTTTGCCGAGGTGCACGTAGAGACCCTGGTGCACGGCGACTGGACCGCCGCCGAGGCCCTTGAGCTCGCCGCCCTGCTGGAGCGCCACCTCGGCGTCAACAGCCAGCCCAGTGCCGAGACCCGCCGCCCGCTCATCTCCATTCAGGACAGGGGCACCCTCATTCGCGAACAGGGCTGCGAGCATGAAGACTCGGCCCTGCTGGTCTACTACCAGTCGCGTACCACCCGGGCGCGGGATCTGGCCTGCTTCACCCTGGCCAACCACATCATGTCCTCCACCTTCTTTCACGAGCTGCGCACCCGTCAGCAGCTCGGTTACGTGGTGGGGGCCGGCAACCTGCCCCTCAATCGCCATCCCGGCCTCATCTTCTACATCCAGTCGCCGGTGGCCGGGCCGCAGATCCTGCTGGATGCGGTGGAGGAGTTCATCGACCTGTTTCCGCTGGCCATGCTCGAGCTCACCGCTCAGCAATGGCAGGACAGCAAGGCGGGCCTGCAGGCCCAGCTGAGCGAGCGGGATGCCAACCTGCGCAGCCGCGGCCAGCGGCTTTGGGTCAGCATCGGCAACAAGGATCTGGGCTTTGATCAGCGCGAAAGGGTGTGCGAGGAGGTGGGCAACCTGAGCCGCGCCGATCTGATGCGCTTTATCACCCAGCTGAGATCGAGAACGTCGGATCGGCTGATCCTCTGCAGCTATGGCCAGGGCCACGAGCACGACGAGCGCATCACCGGCCAGTTCATCGACGATCCGCGTGCGTTTAGGCTCAATGCCGCCACCTTCGAGGCCTGA
- the sixA gene encoding phosphohistidine phosphatase SixA, which yields MKIYIMRHGQAGMNAKTDEQRPLTEQGIEESIHMARWLAPQLGDKLDRVIHSNYLRAKQTWQSICSELPKAGAVEESGDITPYGDPAFVASYLTALAAKHDSILMVSHLPLVGYLVQSLCPAAGAPMFATSGLACIEWQDGKGVLLWLEGPHTIR from the coding sequence ATGAAAATCTACATCATGCGTCATGGCCAGGCTGGCATGAATGCGAAAACAGATGAACAGCGTCCACTGACCGAGCAGGGAATCGAAGAGTCCATCCACATGGCCCGCTGGCTGGCCCCCCAGCTTGGCGACAAGCTGGATCGGGTGATCCACAGCAACTATCTGCGCGCCAAACAAACCTGGCAGAGCATATGCAGTGAATTACCCAAGGCAGGGGCCGTCGAAGAGAGCGGTGACATCACCCCCTATGGCGATCCGGCCTTCGTGGCGAGTTACCTCACTGCGCTTGCGGCCAAGCACGACAGCATCCTGATGGTGAGCCACCTGCCGCTGGTGGGATATCTGGTGCAGAGCCTCTGTCCGGCGGCCGGTGCCCCCATGTTTGCCACCTCAGGTCTGGCCTGTATCGAGTGGCAAGATGGCAAGGGGGTCTTGCTCTGGTTGGAAGGACCACATACAATACGCTAA
- a CDS encoding DUF1107 domain-containing protein — protein sequence MRVFKKYLPLMVAKHVKTFFKGRIYIHGRGRFDFQSGLLMMPTSADIPHRQTVVEVNELISRLHMDAA from the coding sequence ATGAGAGTGTTCAAGAAGTACCTGCCGCTGATGGTGGCAAAACATGTCAAAACCTTCTTCAAGGGGCGGATTTACATCCACGGCAGAGGACGCTTCGACTTCCAGTCCGGCCTGCTGATGATGCCCACGTCGGCGGACATTCCCCACCGCCAGACCGTGGTCGAGGTCAACGAGTTGATCTCGAGACTGCACATGGATGCGGCGTGA